A region from the Sphingopyxis lindanitolerans genome encodes:
- a CDS encoding flavin reductase: MSIVEYKGFGGVRLTADLIGGEHDPVILLVPDAGQGREAWRAVAEALVLSGRRVVNLEPRPASGPDWSTDEQVAHVEDLRAVLAQMGSRPVVVAARRGGWIAAQALAPDGAHLAAGLVLVDMPTTDETVAAALRLALPTLVVRGGFSPKECTPASDAFRAALPIGESADIEEADMAFAADRGEALLGQLLEFLERRQPRKATEFQAGSDPRTLRDAMGCFATGVTIVTAHDADGMPVGLTANSFTSVSLDPPLLLVCIANTAGTAPVLRDVVHFGVNVLQIGQQPASNRFATKGEDRFANLPWAPGQTGVPLLDSSLVSFECESESLHEAGDHFILVGRVVRAQFEPHRDPLLYFRGKYRRLHFA, from the coding sequence TTGTCTATCGTCGAATATAAGGGCTTTGGCGGCGTCCGCCTGACCGCCGACCTGATCGGCGGCGAACATGACCCGGTCATCCTGCTGGTGCCCGACGCCGGGCAGGGCCGCGAGGCCTGGCGCGCGGTCGCCGAAGCGCTCGTCCTTTCGGGGCGGCGCGTCGTCAATCTGGAACCGCGCCCGGCATCCGGCCCGGACTGGAGCACCGACGAGCAGGTCGCGCATGTCGAGGATCTGCGCGCGGTGCTCGCCCAGATGGGATCGCGCCCGGTCGTCGTCGCGGCCCGCCGCGGCGGCTGGATCGCGGCGCAGGCGCTTGCCCCCGATGGCGCACATCTTGCCGCCGGGTTGGTGCTGGTCGATATGCCGACGACCGACGAGACGGTTGCCGCGGCGCTGCGCCTCGCCCTGCCGACGCTTGTCGTGCGCGGCGGGTTCTCCCCCAAGGAATGCACCCCGGCGAGCGACGCCTTTCGCGCGGCGCTCCCGATCGGCGAAAGCGCCGATATCGAGGAAGCGGACATGGCGTTCGCGGCCGACCGCGGCGAGGCGCTGCTCGGCCAGCTTCTCGAATTTCTCGAACGGCGGCAACCGCGCAAGGCGACCGAATTCCAGGCGGGCTCCGATCCGCGCACGCTGCGCGACGCGATGGGATGTTTCGCGACCGGGGTGACGATCGTCACCGCGCACGACGCCGATGGAATGCCGGTCGGCCTCACTGCCAACAGCTTCACCTCGGTCTCGCTCGATCCGCCGCTGCTGCTCGTCTGCATCGCCAATACGGCGGGAACCGCGCCGGTGCTGCGCGACGTGGTGCATTTCGGGGTCAATGTGCTGCAGATCGGACAGCAGCCCGCGTCGAACCGCTTCGCGACGAAGGGCGAGGACCGCTTTGCGAACCTGCCCTGGGCGCCCGGCCAGACCGGCGTGCCGCTGCTCGACAGCTCGCTGGTCTCGTTCGAATGCGAGAGCGAGTCGCTGCACGAAGCCGGCGATCATTTCATTCTGGTGGGCCGCGTGGTGCGCGCGCAGTTCGAGCCGCACCGCGACCCGCTGCTCTATTTTCGCGGCAAATATCGGCGCCTGCATTTCGCCTGA
- a CDS encoding NAD(P)H-dependent flavin oxidoreductase, with protein MAFKTRITEMLGIEHPIVQGGMQSVGYAELASAVSNAGGLGILTALTQPSAEALRDEIERCRSMTDKPFGVNMTVFPTINAPDYKAYAQAIIDGGVKIVETAGTQAVREIWEMLKPHGVTILHKCTAVRHALSAEKAGCDIISIDGFECAGHPGEDDIPGLILIPAAADKVKIPMLASGGFGDGRGLIAALTLGAEGINMGTRFCATKEAPIHDNVKQAYIDNDERGSFLIFRSLKNTARVGKSAVSEEVVRRLSVPDATFADVAELVNGKAGRELLETGDLTKGVFWAGMVQGLIHDIPTCQQLIDRIIADADAIVDQRLAGFRR; from the coding sequence ATGGCATTCAAGACGCGGATTACCGAGATGCTCGGCATCGAACATCCGATCGTGCAGGGCGGGATGCAGAGCGTCGGCTATGCCGAACTGGCGAGCGCGGTGTCGAACGCCGGCGGCCTTGGCATTCTGACCGCGCTGACCCAGCCGAGCGCCGAGGCGTTGCGCGACGAGATCGAACGCTGCCGGTCGATGACCGACAAGCCGTTCGGCGTGAATATGACGGTGTTCCCGACGATCAACGCGCCCGATTACAAGGCCTATGCGCAGGCGATCATCGACGGCGGGGTGAAGATCGTCGAGACCGCGGGCACCCAGGCGGTGCGCGAAATCTGGGAAATGCTGAAGCCGCACGGCGTCACCATCCTCCACAAATGCACCGCGGTGCGTCACGCGCTGTCGGCCGAGAAGGCGGGCTGCGACATCATCTCGATCGACGGCTTCGAATGCGCGGGGCATCCCGGCGAGGACGATATTCCCGGCCTGATCCTGATCCCGGCGGCCGCCGACAAGGTCAAGATTCCGATGCTGGCGTCGGGCGGTTTCGGCGACGGGCGCGGCCTGATCGCGGCGCTCACGCTGGGCGCCGAGGGGATCAATATGGGCACCCGCTTCTGCGCGACGAAAGAAGCGCCGATCCACGACAATGTGAAGCAGGCCTATATCGACAATGACGAGCGCGGCAGCTTCCTGATTTTCCGCAGCCTCAAGAATACCGCGCGCGTCGGCAAGAGCGCGGTCAGCGAAGAGGTGGTGCGCCGCCTGTCGGTGCCCGACGCGACCTTTGCCGACGTCGCCGAGCTGGTGAACGGCAAGGCGGGCCGCGAACTGCTCGAGACCGGCGACCTGACCAAGGGCGTGTTCTGGGCCGGCATGGTCCAGGGACTGATCCACGATATCCCGACCTGTCAGCAACTGATCGACCGCATCATCGCCGATGCCGATGCGATCGTCGACCAGCGGCTTGCGGGGTTTCGGCGCTGA
- a CDS encoding acyl-CoA dehydrogenase family protein, producing MTMDAGISDRARAIAAKVEAFVRQTVIPYEQDPRRDHHGAPTDDLVMEMREHARTAGVLTPHILGDGEHLNQRETAIVLIKSGLSPLGPLACNTMAPDEGNMYLLGKEGSPELKERFLKPMVEGRARSAFFMTEPAEEGGAGSDPSMMQTTCHLDGNHWVVNGRKCFITGAQGASVGIVMAKAEQGACMFLVALPDPAIRIDDVPNTIDSSMPGGHATITIDNLRVPADQMLGQAGEGFRYAQVRLSPARLSHCMRWLGCCIRAHEIATDYANRREAFGKPLIEHEGVGFMLAENMIDLKQAELMIDWCAGVLDTGSLGTVESSMAKVAVSEALMRIADRCVQVMGGTGVTDKTIVEQVFREVRAFRIYDGPTEVHKWSLAKKIRRDWKAGLA from the coding sequence ATGACGATGGATGCAGGCATATCGGATCGGGCGCGGGCGATCGCGGCAAAGGTCGAGGCTTTCGTTCGCCAGACCGTGATCCCCTATGAACAGGATCCGCGCCGCGACCATCATGGCGCGCCGACCGACGATCTGGTGATGGAGATGCGCGAGCATGCGCGCACCGCGGGCGTGCTCACCCCGCACATTCTCGGCGACGGCGAACATCTGAACCAGCGCGAGACCGCGATCGTGCTGATCAAGAGCGGCTTGTCGCCGCTCGGCCCGCTCGCCTGCAACACGATGGCGCCCGACGAGGGCAATATGTATCTGCTCGGCAAGGAAGGCAGCCCCGAACTCAAGGAACGCTTCCTCAAACCGATGGTCGAGGGCCGTGCCCGCTCGGCCTTCTTCATGACCGAACCCGCCGAAGAGGGAGGCGCCGGGTCGGACCCGTCGATGATGCAGACGACCTGTCATCTCGACGGCAATCATTGGGTGGTGAACGGCCGCAAATGCTTCATCACCGGCGCGCAGGGCGCCAGCGTCGGCATCGTCATGGCAAAGGCCGAACAGGGCGCCTGCATGTTCCTCGTCGCCCTGCCCGACCCCGCGATCCGCATCGACGACGTGCCCAACACCATCGACTCCTCCATGCCCGGCGGCCACGCGACGATCACGATTGATAATTTGCGCGTCCCCGCCGACCAGATGCTGGGGCAGGCGGGCGAGGGCTTTCGCTATGCGCAGGTGCGTCTGTCGCCTGCCCGCCTGTCGCACTGCATGCGCTGGCTCGGTTGCTGCATCCGCGCGCACGAGATTGCGACCGATTACGCCAATCGCCGCGAAGCGTTCGGCAAGCCGCTGATCGAGCATGAAGGCGTCGGCTTCATGCTCGCCGAGAATATGATCGACCTCAAGCAGGCCGAACTGATGATCGACTGGTGCGCGGGCGTGCTCGACACCGGGTCGCTCGGCACGGTCGAAAGCTCGATGGCAAAGGTCGCGGTATCCGAAGCCTTGATGCGCATCGCCGATCGCTGTGTCCAGGTGATGGGCGGCACCGGGGTCACCGACAAGACGATCGTCGAGCAGGTGTTCCGCGAGGTCCGCGCCTTCCGCATCTATGACGGCCCGACCGAAGTCCACAAATGGAGCCTCGCCAAGAAGATCCGCCGCGACTGGAAAGCCGGGCTGGCCTGA
- a CDS encoding acyl-CoA dehydrogenase family protein codes for MSILYDEGQQAIATESRRALEARVSKDDLLPLLQTQGEYHQAFWSTAKEQGWTALALPEAHGGLALGLVELGLIAHQAGRTLSGAPFLTSSFGAAKAIELYGTDEQKAHWLPGLASGDTIGAIAFASGADPLPAKPAVTLTGDRLNGVAGAVSGGLFADVAVVFASGPALALVDLTSAGRTAVDSFDNSRCIADLSFADTPAETLATGEAARAAALHILALQAVVTAHEQTGGAEALMEIARDYAVTRKAFGQPIGAFQSIKHRIAELYGLVELARANCIHAASREGAGDFITAAAAARLSATEAYDTAARDCVQIHGGIGVTWEIGLHLHMRRARSLALEQGSSFFWEDVLVDRLAGDEG; via the coding sequence ATGTCGATTTTGTACGACGAAGGACAACAGGCGATCGCCACCGAGTCGCGCCGGGCGCTCGAAGCGCGGGTCAGCAAGGATGACCTGCTGCCGCTGCTTCAGACGCAAGGCGAATATCACCAGGCATTCTGGTCGACCGCGAAGGAGCAGGGCTGGACCGCGCTTGCACTTCCCGAAGCCCATGGCGGGCTGGCGCTGGGGCTTGTCGAACTCGGGCTGATCGCGCATCAGGCCGGCCGCACGCTCAGCGGCGCGCCCTTCCTGACCTCCAGCTTCGGCGCTGCGAAAGCGATCGAACTTTACGGCACCGATGAGCAAAAGGCGCACTGGCTTCCCGGGCTCGCCAGCGGCGACACGATCGGCGCGATCGCTTTTGCGTCGGGCGCCGATCCCCTTCCCGCTAAGCCTGCCGTCACGCTGACGGGGGATCGGCTGAATGGTGTCGCGGGCGCCGTTTCGGGTGGCCTGTTCGCCGACGTCGCGGTGGTGTTCGCAAGCGGACCGGCGCTGGCACTCGTTGATCTGACCAGCGCCGGGCGAACGGCGGTCGACAGTTTCGATAACAGCCGCTGCATCGCCGACCTTTCCTTCGCCGACACGCCCGCCGAAACGCTGGCGACCGGCGAAGCGGCCCGCGCCGCGGCGCTCCACATTCTGGCCCTGCAAGCGGTCGTCACCGCGCACGAACAGACCGGCGGCGCCGAAGCGCTGATGGAAATCGCACGCGACTATGCCGTGACCCGCAAGGCCTTCGGCCAGCCGATCGGCGCCTTCCAGTCGATCAAGCATCGCATCGCCGAGCTTTACGGCCTCGTCGAACTGGCCCGCGCCAATTGTATCCATGCCGCCTCGCGCGAGGGCGCCGGCGATTTCATCACCGCCGCCGCCGCCGCGCGTCTGTCGGCGACCGAGGCCTATGATACCGCGGCGCGCGACTGCGTGCAGATTCACGGCGGCATCGGGGTGACGTGGGAGATCGGGCTCCATCTCCACATGCGCCGCGCACGCAGCCTCGCGCTCGAACAGGGAAGCAGCTTCTTCTGGGAAGATGTGCTGGTCGATCGCCTCGCAGGAGATGAAGGATGA
- a CDS encoding acyl-CoA dehydrogenase family protein, whose protein sequence is MSDLEAWRAKAATWCEAMVPTFGKAARKGLGVEDDLALGRRYQKAKFDAGFAGINWPTDLGGQGLGHIEKITFEAEEMKHGFPSFYFSISLGMPVPVLMQFGPDREFVKERVLKALQGEEIWCQLFSEPSGGTDLAGLRTRAETDGNGWKINGQKVWTSWAQYSDYGVIVVRTDPTVAKHKGLTYFWVDMKAPGVTVRPIKLAGGDSHVNEVFFDDVKIGDDHRMSPVGGGFAVAIATLMIERYVATDSAGFGPHLGLFIDLAKEVQLNGRPAIEDGRIRQQIARNYAMRAGLDSINVRARRMMEAGMTPGAEGSLNKLVAVRSRQKLSELAIDLQGVGGFAFDEHASPKDDWASSWINAPTGRIAGGSDETLLNTIAERILGLPQDHRPDKGIPFNQIPA, encoded by the coding sequence ATGAGCGATCTCGAAGCCTGGCGTGCCAAGGCCGCCACCTGGTGCGAAGCGATGGTGCCGACCTTCGGCAAGGCCGCGCGCAAGGGGCTCGGCGTCGAGGACGATCTCGCGCTCGGCCGCCGCTATCAAAAGGCAAAGTTCGACGCGGGCTTTGCCGGTATCAACTGGCCCACCGACCTCGGCGGCCAGGGCCTCGGCCATATCGAGAAGATCACATTCGAAGCCGAGGAGATGAAGCACGGCTTTCCCAGCTTCTATTTCAGCATTTCGCTCGGCATGCCGGTGCCGGTGCTGATGCAGTTCGGCCCCGACCGCGAATTCGTCAAGGAGCGCGTGCTCAAGGCGCTCCAGGGCGAGGAAATCTGGTGCCAGCTTTTTTCCGAACCCTCGGGCGGCACTGATCTTGCGGGCCTGCGCACGCGCGCCGAAACCGACGGCAACGGCTGGAAGATCAACGGGCAGAAAGTGTGGACGAGCTGGGCGCAATATAGCGACTATGGCGTCATCGTCGTGCGCACCGACCCCACCGTCGCCAAGCACAAGGGCCTCACTTACTTCTGGGTCGATATGAAGGCCCCCGGCGTCACCGTCCGCCCGATCAAGCTCGCCGGCGGCGACAGCCATGTGAACGAGGTGTTCTTCGACGATGTGAAGATCGGCGACGATCACCGCATGTCGCCGGTCGGCGGCGGCTTCGCGGTCGCGATCGCGACGCTGATGATCGAGCGCTATGTCGCGACCGACAGCGCCGGCTTCGGCCCGCATCTCGGCCTGTTCATCGACCTGGCGAAAGAGGTGCAATTGAACGGCAGGCCCGCGATCGAGGACGGACGTATCCGCCAGCAGATCGCGCGCAACTATGCGATGCGCGCCGGGCTCGATTCGATCAACGTCCGCGCCCGGCGCATGATGGAGGCCGGAATGACGCCCGGCGCCGAAGGGTCGCTGAACAAGCTCGTCGCGGTGCGCTCGCGCCAGAAACTGTCCGAACTCGCGATCGACCTGCAAGGCGTCGGTGGCTTCGCCTTCGACGAACATGCCTCGCCCAAGGATGATTGGGCGTCGAGCTGGATCAACGCCCCGACCGGCCGCATCGCGGGCGGTTCGGACGAGACGTTGCTCAACACGATCGCCGAACGCATCCTCGGCCTGCCGCAGGATCACCGGCCCGACAAGGGCATCCCCTTCAACCAGATACCAGCCTGA
- a CDS encoding SDR family NAD(P)-dependent oxidoreductase, with the protein MIIDSSTAAVVTGGASGLGRATAEALAAAGVKVAIFDINDALGEEVAKAIGGLFVHVDITDEQSVLDGYAKARAAHGQERIAVHCAMTSRRGKTLAYDKETGGFRRTPTEDYAYGVAGILTASYRIGSIAAEGMATLPELEDGERGVIIFTASVAAQDAQIGQVIYGSAKAGVNGLVLPMARDLMDLGIRVNSIMPGVFETPLLGNMNPKVKESLEASVPFPKRLGKASEYASLAMEMARNSYFNGQTVRLDGAIRMAPR; encoded by the coding sequence ATGATCATCGATTCCTCCACCGCGGCCGTCGTCACCGGCGGCGCTTCCGGCCTCGGCCGCGCGACCGCCGAAGCACTCGCGGCGGCGGGCGTGAAAGTCGCCATCTTCGATATCAACGACGCGCTCGGCGAAGAGGTCGCAAAAGCGATCGGCGGCCTGTTCGTCCATGTCGACATCACCGACGAGCAGTCGGTCCTGGACGGCTATGCCAAGGCGCGCGCTGCGCACGGGCAGGAACGCATCGCCGTCCACTGCGCGATGACCTCGCGGCGGGGCAAGACGCTCGCCTATGACAAGGAAACCGGCGGGTTTCGCCGCACCCCGACCGAGGATTATGCCTATGGCGTCGCGGGCATATTGACCGCGAGCTACCGTATCGGTTCGATCGCGGCCGAGGGTATGGCGACCCTGCCCGAGCTTGAGGACGGCGAGCGCGGCGTCATCATCTTCACCGCATCGGTGGCGGCGCAGGACGCGCAGATCGGCCAGGTCATCTATGGCTCGGCAAAGGCGGGGGTGAACGGCCTCGTGCTGCCGATGGCGCGCGACCTGATGGACCTCGGCATCCGCGTCAATTCGATCATGCCGGGGGTGTTCGAGACCCCGCTGCTCGGCAATATGAACCCCAAGGTGAAGGAAAGCCTCGAAGCCTCGGTTCCTTTCCCCAAACGCCTCGGCAAGGCGAGCGAATATGCGAGCCTCGCCATGGAAATGGCGCGCAACAGCTATTTCAACGGCCAGACGGTCCGCCTCGACGGCGCAATCCGCATGGCCCCTCGGTAA
- a CDS encoding acetyl-CoA C-acetyltransferase, whose product MSEAYIIDAVRTPRGIGKPGKGALSHLHPQHLAATVLKAIKDRNNLDTATVDDIVWSTSTQKGKQGGDLGRMAALSAGYDTKASGTTLDRFCGGGISSVNFAAASVMSGMEDCVIAGGTEMMSYTAQVGGEEANAGIKPLGMGAGHEALDALHPQSHQGICGDAIATIEGISREALDALALVSQQRADMAIKDGRFDKSLVPVLNPDGSVALDHEEFPRPQTTAEGLAALKPSFAALADFDLGGGVSFRKQINRRYPDVEIQHFHHAGNSSGVVDGAAAILLTSKNYADKHGLKPRARVVAYANIGDDPTLMLNAPVPAAKKVLEKAGLKKEDIDVWEINEAFSVVAEKFIRDLDLDREKVNINGGAMALGHPIGATGSILIGTALDELERSGGRYGLVTMCAAGGMAPAIIIERI is encoded by the coding sequence ATGTCTGAAGCTTATATCATCGATGCCGTCCGCACCCCGCGCGGGATCGGCAAGCCCGGCAAGGGCGCGCTGTCGCACCTCCACCCGCAGCATCTCGCCGCGACGGTGCTGAAGGCGATCAAGGACCGCAATAATCTCGACACTGCGACTGTCGACGACATCGTCTGGTCGACATCGACGCAGAAGGGCAAGCAGGGCGGCGACCTTGGCCGTATGGCGGCGCTGTCGGCGGGCTATGACACCAAGGCGTCGGGCACGACGCTCGACCGCTTCTGCGGCGGCGGCATCAGTTCGGTGAACTTTGCCGCTGCGAGCGTGATGAGCGGCATGGAAGATTGCGTCATCGCCGGCGGCACCGAGATGATGAGCTATACCGCTCAGGTCGGCGGCGAAGAGGCGAATGCCGGGATCAAGCCGCTGGGCATGGGAGCGGGCCACGAAGCGCTCGACGCGCTGCACCCGCAATCGCACCAGGGCATCTGCGGCGACGCGATCGCGACGATCGAAGGGATCAGCCGCGAAGCGCTCGACGCGCTGGCGCTGGTCAGCCAGCAACGCGCCGACATGGCGATCAAGGACGGCCGCTTCGACAAGTCGCTCGTCCCCGTCCTCAACCCCGACGGCAGCGTCGCGCTCGACCATGAAGAATTCCCGCGCCCACAGACCACCGCCGAAGGCCTCGCGGCGCTCAAGCCCAGCTTCGCGGCGCTCGCCGATTTCGACCTCGGCGGCGGCGTCAGCTTTAGGAAGCAGATCAATCGTCGCTATCCCGATGTCGAGATCCAGCATTTCCACCATGCTGGCAATTCGTCGGGCGTCGTCGACGGCGCCGCGGCGATCCTGCTGACCTCGAAGAATTATGCCGACAAGCACGGCCTGAAGCCGCGCGCGCGTGTCGTCGCCTATGCCAATATCGGCGACGATCCGACGCTGATGCTCAACGCCCCGGTTCCGGCGGCGAAGAAGGTGCTGGAGAAGGCCGGTCTCAAGAAGGAAGACATCGACGTCTGGGAAATCAACGAGGCTTTCTCGGTCGTCGCCGAGAAGTTCATCCGCGACCTCGACCTCGATCGCGAAAAGGTGAACATCAACGGCGGCGCGATGGCGCTCGGCCACCCGATCGGCGCCACCGGCTCGATCCTGATCGGCACCGCGCTCGACGAGCTCGAGCGTTCGGGCGGCCGCTATGGCCTCGTCACCATGTGCGCCGCGGGCGGCATGGCCCCGGCGATCATCATCGAACGCATCTAA
- a CDS encoding CaiB/BaiF CoA transferase family protein has protein sequence MAGPLKGVRIIEFAGIGPGPYCGMMLADHGAEVIRIDRPGGAMDPRDPLSRSRTSIALDMKNPDAVQIARDLCKSADGIIEGYRPGVMERLGLGPDVLLADNAKLVYGRMTGWGQFGPYSQAAGHDINYIALSGVLHTVGRAGEKPVPPVNYVGDFGGGGMMLAFGMAAALLHAAKTGEGQVIDCAMTDGSALLAGMSWGFLNTGRIKDEAGVNMLDTGAHFYDTYTCSDGKFISIGSIEPQFYALLREKTGLDADPAFDAQMDPSQWGPLKDRLTALFATKTRDEWCAIMEMTDVCFAPVLSLTEAPQHPHNVARETFLTVGGATQPAPAPRYSASVNDTPRPAPMVGADGDAVLAALGYDAARIAALRGGGAVR, from the coding sequence ATGGCGGGACCGCTCAAGGGCGTCAGAATCATCGAATTCGCAGGCATCGGCCCCGGCCCCTATTGCGGCATGATGCTCGCCGACCATGGCGCCGAGGTGATCCGCATCGATCGTCCCGGCGGCGCGATGGACCCGCGCGACCCGCTATCGCGAAGCCGCACCTCGATCGCGCTCGACATGAAGAATCCCGACGCCGTCCAGATCGCGCGCGACCTGTGCAAGAGCGCCGACGGGATCATCGAGGGCTATCGCCCCGGCGTGATGGAGCGGCTGGGGCTCGGCCCCGACGTGCTGCTCGCCGACAATGCGAAGCTCGTCTATGGCCGGATGACCGGCTGGGGCCAATTCGGCCCCTATTCGCAGGCCGCCGGGCACGACATCAATTATATCGCGCTGTCGGGCGTCCTCCACACCGTCGGCCGCGCGGGCGAAAAGCCGGTGCCGCCGGTCAATTATGTCGGTGATTTCGGCGGCGGCGGCATGATGCTCGCCTTCGGCATGGCGGCCGCGCTGCTCCACGCTGCCAAGACCGGCGAAGGCCAGGTGATCGACTGCGCGATGACCGACGGCTCGGCGCTCCTCGCCGGGATGTCCTGGGGCTTCCTCAACACCGGCCGGATCAAGGATGAGGCTGGCGTCAACATGCTCGACACCGGCGCGCATTTCTATGACACCTATACCTGCAGCGACGGCAAGTTCATCTCGATCGGCTCGATCGAACCGCAATTCTATGCCCTGCTGCGCGAAAAAACCGGGCTCGATGCCGATCCCGCCTTCGACGCGCAGATGGACCCGTCGCAATGGGGACCGCTCAAGGACCGGCTGACCGCGCTGTTCGCGACGAAGACCCGCGACGAATGGTGCGCGATCATGGAAATGACCGACGTCTGCTTCGCGCCGGTGCTTTCGCTGACCGAGGCGCCGCAGCATCCGCACAATGTCGCCCGCGAAACCTTCCTGACGGTGGGCGGCGCGACCCAGCCGGCGCCCGCGCCGCGCTATTCGGCGAGCGTCAACGACACCCCGCGCCCGGCTCCCATGGTCGGCGCCGACGGCGACGCGGTGCTCGCCGCGCTCGGCTATGACGCGGCGCGCATCGCGGCGCTTCGCGGCGGCGGCGCCGTTCGCTGA
- a CDS encoding crotonase/enoyl-CoA hydratase family protein: MGEFLSVERRGKIAILTMIKPESMNAIGTHADCDDIIETLRALGEDRGVSAIILTGSGKAFSAGGNLKSMQERQGIGVLDQPDSTRANYRRGVQAVIRALMDCEVPMIAAVNGHAIGLGCDLACTCDIRIAAESAKFACSFIKVGIVPGDGGAWLLQKVLGYPRAAELFLTGDRFDAATAKDYGLVTEVVPDDELLDRAVAIAERIVCNPPRALRLTKRLLREAQHSRMSDILELSAAYQAIVHETADNREAINAFVEKRAPVFTGD; this comes from the coding sequence ATGGGTGAATTTCTGAGTGTCGAGCGGCGGGGCAAGATCGCGATCCTGACGATGATCAAGCCCGAGAGCATGAACGCGATCGGCACCCACGCGGACTGCGACGACATCATCGAGACGCTCCGCGCGCTCGGCGAGGATCGCGGCGTCAGCGCGATCATCCTGACCGGCAGCGGCAAGGCGTTCAGCGCCGGCGGCAATCTGAAATCGATGCAGGAACGCCAGGGCATCGGCGTGCTCGACCAGCCCGATTCGACCCGCGCCAATTATCGCCGCGGCGTGCAGGCGGTGATCCGCGCGCTGATGGACTGCGAGGTGCCGATGATCGCCGCGGTCAACGGTCATGCGATCGGGCTCGGCTGCGACCTCGCCTGCACCTGCGACATCCGCATCGCCGCGGAAAGCGCGAAATTCGCGTGCAGCTTCATCAAGGTCGGGATCGTCCCCGGCGACGGCGGCGCCTGGCTGCTCCAGAAAGTTCTGGGCTATCCGCGCGCCGCCGAATTGTTCCTGACCGGCGACCGCTTCGACGCGGCGACCGCGAAGGATTATGGCCTCGTCACCGAGGTGGTGCCCGACGATGAGTTGCTGGACCGCGCCGTCGCGATCGCCGAACGCATCGTCTGCAACCCGCCGCGTGCGCTGCGGCTGACCAAGCGGCTGCTGCGCGAAGCACAGCATAGCCGGATGAGCGACATCCTCGAACTCAGCGCCGCTTATCAGGCGATCGTCCATGAAACCGCCGACAATCGTGAGGCGATCAACGCCTTCGTCGAAAAGCGCGCCCCCGTTTTCACAGGAGACTGA
- a CDS encoding tyrosine-protein phosphatase — protein sequence MLAERVLPLSGIHNFRDYGGYAVEGGGRLRDTMLWRSAHHEAATDEDLTALDALGLETVIDLRGDDEREAHPCRRSDNFAGRVLFAGGITAGLAPHLQAAGGAIDVETARARMIDTYAGMPYRSALVATLRLYLAALAEYDAPSLVHCVAGKDRTGFAVAIVHRLLGVHEDDLMHDYLLTNTAGKIEERIAQGAAHIRARYDAEIADDAVRALMSVNPAYLDAALATVRRDHGDIPGYAEAVLNFTPAMREAMIDRLVI from the coding sequence ATGCTCGCCGAGCGCGTCCTGCCTTTGTCGGGCATCCACAATTTCCGCGACTATGGCGGCTATGCCGTCGAAGGCGGCGGGCGGCTGCGCGACACCATGCTGTGGCGATCGGCGCACCATGAGGCGGCGACCGACGAAGATCTGACCGCGCTCGACGCGCTCGGCCTCGAAACGGTGATCGACCTGCGCGGCGACGACGAACGCGAGGCGCACCCGTGCCGCCGGTCGGACAATTTCGCGGGCCGCGTGCTGTTCGCGGGCGGGATTACCGCAGGCCTCGCGCCGCATCTTCAGGCGGCGGGCGGCGCGATCGACGTCGAGACGGCACGGGCGCGGATGATCGATACCTATGCCGGCATGCCCTATCGCTCGGCGCTCGTCGCGACCCTGCGCCTCTATCTGGCGGCGCTCGCCGAATATGACGCGCCGAGCCTCGTCCACTGCGTCGCGGGCAAGGACCGCACCGGCTTCGCGGTCGCCATCGTCCACCGACTGCTCGGCGTCCATGAAGACGATCTGATGCACGATTATCTGCTGACCAACACCGCCGGCAAGATCGAGGAACGGATCGCGCAGGGCGCGGCGCATATCCGCGCGCGCTATGACGCCGAGATCGCCGACGACGCGGTTCGCGCGCTGATGTCGGTCAACCCCGCCTATCTCGACGCCGCGCTCGCCACGGTGCGCCGCGACCATGGCGATATCCCAGGCTATGCCGAGGCGGTGCTGAATTTCACGCCCGCGATGCGCGAGGCGATGATCGACCGGCTGGTGATATAG